One stretch of Chelonia mydas isolate rCheMyd1 chromosome 21, rCheMyd1.pri.v2, whole genome shotgun sequence DNA includes these proteins:
- the YOD1 gene encoding ubiquitin thioesterase OTU1: protein MLRLRCKARSGSHPLPGLTAHSRLRELQAALAALTGVPAPAQRLLLGFPPRSLDLSDGERRLGELGIHSGDTLIVEEDTTKPKTESPVVAKRSVSTLVREALPVLARRVVPADNSCLFTSIFYVVEGGIYDPACAPEMRSLIAQIVASDPESYCEAVLGKTNEEYCEWIRREDTWGGAIEVSILSKFYQCEICVVDTQTVRIDRFGEDAGYARRVLLIYDGIHYDPLERKIPDSDIPPLTIFSTNDDVVLAQALELADEARRKRQFTDVNRFTLRCMVCQKGLTGQVEAREHAKETGHANFGEV from the exons ATGCTGCGGCTGCGCTGCAAGGCCCGGAGCGGCTCCCACCCGCTGCCCGGCCTCACAGCGCATTCCCGCCTCCGGGAGCTGCAGGCCGCCCTGGCCGCCCTCACCGGGGTGCCCGCCCCGGCCCAGCGCCTCCTGCTCGGCTTCCCCCCGCGGAGCCTGGACCTGAGCGACGGGGAGCGGCGGCTGGGGGAGCTCGGCATCCACTCAG GTGATACTCTAATAGTTGAAGAGGACACAACCAAACCCAAGACTGAGTCACCTGTAGTTGCAAAAAGGAGTGTCTCTACTTTGGTCAGGGAAGCACTGCCTGTACTTGCAAGGAGGGTTGTTCCAGCAGATAACTCCTGTCTCTTCACAAGCATATTCTATGTGGTAGAGGGAGGCATTTATGATCCAGCATGTGCTCCGGAGATGCGCAGTCTTATAGCCCAGATAGTGGCAAGTGATCCGGAGTCCTATTGTGAGGCAGTACTAGGGAAAACCAATGAAGAGTATTGTGAGTGGATCAGAAGAGAAGATACGTGGGGAGGAGCCATCGAAGTATCCATTCTGTCTAAGTTTTATCAgtgtgaaatctgtgtagttGATACACAGACAGTCAGAATTGACCGTTTTGGGGAAGATGCTGGCTATGCTAGGCGGGTCCTTCTGATTTATGATGGGATTCATTATGATCCACTTGAACGTAAAATCCCTGACTCAGACATCCCTCCCCTGACCATTTTCTCAACAAATGATGATGTTGTTCTTGCACAAGCATTGGAATTAGCAGATGAAGCCAGACGAAAGAGGCAGTTTACGGATGTAAATCGCTTTACACTAAGATGCATGGTGTGCCAGAAGGGTCTAACTGGACAAGTGGAAGCCAGAGAACATGCCAAGGAGACTGGGCATGCGAACTTTGGAGAAGTGTGA